The following is a genomic window from Burkholderia cepacia ATCC 25416.
CGTCGCGCCGCATGTCGAGGATCGGCCGCACGTGCAGCGTGCCGACGCTCGCATGCGCGTACCACGTGCCTTCGGTCTCATGCCTGTGGAACACGTCGGTCAGGCGGCGCGTGTATTCCGCGAGGTGTTCGAGCGGCACCGCGCAATCCTCGATGAACGACACCGGCTTGCCGTCGCCCTTCATGCTCATCATGATGTTCAGCCCGGCCTTGCGTACCTCCCACAGCGCCTTCTGCGCGCCGGCGTCGGTCATCTTCACGACGCTGCCGGGCAGGCCGAGATCGGCCATCAGTTCGGCGAGCCGGTCGAGCTGCGCGTGTTGCGCGTCGCGCGATTCGCCCGCGAACTCGACGAGCAGGATCGCCTGCGGCTGGCCGACCAGCGCCTGTTCGATCACGGGCCGGAACGCCGGGTTCTCCATCGACAGGTCGATCATCGTGCGATCGACCAGCTCGACGGCCACCGGCTTCAGTTTCACGATGTGCTGCGCGGTGTCCATCGCCTGGTAGAAGGTCGGGAAGTTCACGACACCGAGCGTCTTGTGCGCGGGCAGCGGCGCGAGCTTCAGCGTGATCTGCCGGCTATGGGCGAGCGTGCCTTCCGAGCCGACGAGCAGGTGCGCGAGATTCGCATGGCCGTCGTCGGTGTAAGCGCGCGGGTTCTGGCAGTCGAACAGGTCGAGGTTGTAGCCGGCCACGCGGCGCAGCACCTTCGGCACGCGCTCGACGATCTCGTCGCGCTCGCGCTTCGCGATGCGTTCGACACCGTGCAGCAGCTCGAGCGTGCGGCGATCGGTGACGGGCTGCGCGAGCGACCCGAACCGGCATTCGCTGCCGTCGGCGAGGATCGCGTCGATCGCGAGCACGTTGTGCACCATGTTGCCGTACTCGATCGAGCGCGACCCGCACGAGTTGTTGCCGGCCATCCCGCCGATCGTGCATTGCGCGGCCGTCGACACGTCGACCGGAAACCACAGCCCGTGCGGTTTCAGCCATGCGTTCAGGTGGTCGAGCACGATGCCGGGCTCGACGGTGACGGTGCGCGCCTGCGCATCGAATGCGACGATCCGGTTCAGCCATTTGCTGTTGTCGACGACGAGCGCCTCGCCGACCGTCTGCCCGCACTGGCTGGTGCCGGCGCCGCGTGCGAGCACGGGAATCTTGCGGTCGCGTGCGATGTCGAGCGCGATCCGCAGGTCGTCCTGGTCGCGCGGCACGACCACGCCGAGCGGCATGATCTGGTAGATCGACGCGTCGGTCGCATAACGACCGCGGCTCGCGCGATCGGCGTGGACGTCGCCGCGCATTTCGCGCCGCAGCCGCTCGAACAGCGGCGACAGCGCGGCGCCTTGCGACGGCACGAGATGGACAGGGCGAACCAGCGAAGGCGAGACGGCGGATGTCATGGCGGCGGTCGGTATCGGGTGGGAACGGATCGGGCGAGGATCGGATGAGGGATCAGGCGAGCGTGACGCTGACGGGCGGCAGCCCCGCGATGCGGCCGACGGCCGTGCCCGCGGCCCGCGGAAAATGCATGCCCGTGTACGAGCCGGTCGTGACGACGGTGCCGGCCGGCAGCGCGATGCCGCGCCGCGATGCGTGATTCACGAGCCACGGCAGCAGACGGCGCGGGTCGCCGGCCGGGTTGGTGCCAGGTGCGGTGCCGGCGATGTCGTGCCCGTCGAACGTGAACGCCGGGGCCGGCGCGGCGAACGGGAAATCGGCGCGATAGCCGGTCATCTCGCCCAGCACGAGCGCACCGTGGTTCTGCAGGTCGGCGAGCTGGGCGGCAGGCGCGACGTCCGGCCATTCGCGGAAGCGGCTCGCGACGATCTCGATCGCGGCGCCCATCTGCGCGATACCGTCGAACACTTCATCGTCGGCATAGGCGGGCGCATGCGGCGCGAAGTCGCGGCCGAAGCGAAACGCGATCTCCAGTTCGAGGCCGAGCGGCCGGAACGCGCCGCGCGGCAGCGTGACGCCGCTCGCATGGCGGCAGTCGTCCGGCAGCGACGCGCCCTGGATCGGCCCGTCGGGCTGTTTCGCACCGACCTTCCACGCGCCGATCGCGGCGCGGCGCTCGGCGAGCAGTTGCGCCTGCACCGCATAGGCAGCGTCGGCATCGGCGGGGACGAGGGCTGAAGGCAGCGCGGCGAACGCGATGCCGTGTTGCCAGCCGGCGGCGAGCCGGACGGCGAGGTCGTGGGTAGCCTGGGTCATCGTTGCAGTCGGGGAAAAGGCGGGCGCCGCGGGCGGCAGCGCCCCGTTGGCATCAGGCCGGCGAGCGATTGGCGGCCGGTTGTTCGGCGGGTGCGTCGGCGAAGCGGCTTTCCGGCTGCATGCGGAACGCGAGCAGCACGCCCACGCCCATCAGCACCATGCTGCCGATGAACGGCAGCTCCCAGCTGCCGAAGCGGTCGATCACGAAGCCGGAGATCACGGGCGACA
Proteins encoded in this region:
- a CDS encoding 2-keto-4-pentenoate hydratase — translated: MTQATHDLAVRLAAGWQHGIAFAALPSALVPADADAAYAVQAQLLAERRAAIGAWKVGAKQPDGPIQGASLPDDCRHASGVTLPRGAFRPLGLELEIAFRFGRDFAPHAPAYADDEVFDGIAQMGAAIEIVASRFREWPDVAPAAQLADLQNHGALVLGEMTGYRADFPFAAPAPAFTFDGHDIAGTAPGTNPAGDPRRLLPWLVNHASRRGIALPAGTVVTTGSYTGMHFPRAAGTAVGRIAGLPPVSVTLA